In Jejubacter calystegiae, the following are encoded in one genomic region:
- the trmH gene encoding tRNA (guanosine(18)-2'-O)-methyltransferase TrmH, producing MNLQRHARIREMLARRQTDLTVCMEQVHKPHNVSAIIRTADAVGVHEVHAIWPGNRLRTMYSSAAGSNSWVQVKTHPTIDDAVVHLKQQGMQILATHLSDSAVDFREIDYTRPTCILMGQEKTGITQEALDLADCDIIIPMIGMVQSLNVSVASALILYEAQRQRQNAGMYQRHNSMLPDADQQRLLFEGGFPVLAKVAKRKGLPYPHITDSGEIDAEPGWWAAMQAAG from the coding sequence ATGAACCTGCAGCGCCACGCCCGAATCCGCGAGATGCTGGCCCGTCGCCAGACCGACCTGACGGTGTGTATGGAGCAGGTACATAAACCCCATAACGTCTCTGCCATTATCCGTACCGCAGATGCCGTTGGTGTACATGAGGTCCATGCGATCTGGCCGGGCAATCGCCTCCGCACCATGTATTCCTCCGCCGCAGGTAGCAACAGTTGGGTGCAGGTGAAGACCCATCCCACTATCGACGATGCGGTTGTGCATCTGAAACAGCAGGGCATGCAGATTCTGGCGACTCATCTTTCCGATAGCGCCGTCGATTTTCGTGAAATCGACTATACCCGCCCCACCTGTATTCTGATGGGGCAGGAGAAAACCGGCATCACTCAGGAAGCGCTGGACCTGGCCGATTGCGACATCATTATTCCGATGATCGGTATGGTGCAGTCACTGAATGTTTCCGTCGCATCGGCCCTGATTCTTTATGAAGCGCAGCGTCAGCGCCAGAATGCCGGCATGTACCAGCGGCACAACAGCATGCTGCCCGATGCCGATCAGCAGCGCCTGTTGTTCGAAGGAGGGTTCCCGGTGCTGGCGAAAGTGGCAAAGCGTAAAGGATTACCCTACCCTCACATTACCGACAGCGGCGAAATTGATGCTGAGCCTGGTTGGTGGGCCGCTATGCAGGCGGCAGGGTGA